A window from bacterium encodes these proteins:
- a CDS encoding SulP family inorganic anion transporter — MNQLDSYAIVARLRAQWRNSLRHYDNFTLRRDLIAGLTVAFVALPQSIAYALIAGVPAQYGIYAFITGSIVAAAFGSSRHLQSGPTNASSIVIASTLAVYAAQENFIGVVFLLGFLAGSLQLAAGLLQLGNLTEFISKAVLTGFIAAAGLLIMTNQLPNLLGFSKQSNMMALDGILNVVRHLDQINPAALAIGAGTILGALFIQKYCPKSRLGLPLLPPYLTALLAAAAVVWLLELEGQGLRLVGEILSSLPPLSLPVFDWKTIQALSAGALALGLIGLAESYSAAKSAAAFTGDKIDPDQELIGQGTAKIVTAFLSGMPVSGSITRTLLNYRAGALTRFANVFAGIFVALAGLLISPVMRYLPVAALAGILMLIAATMVNWHEAKIAWHTTRGDRAALLTTFIGALVFPLDQAIFIGVGISIILFLRKVRKPRLTELVYDWHLGFKELDASQPHPLPEIAIVHISGDVFFGTAEFLENELLRIAHRPELRVLILRMRGAACLDATFVLSLMKVHEYMKAGGKLLLISGATSEAARVLERSGLEASIGRENIFFTDATLFKATRHAIDRAVEFLEQEGGNTSGASRQPAAAQPIAPQSQ, encoded by the coding sequence ATGAACCAACTCGACAGCTACGCGATCGTCGCCCGGCTGCGCGCGCAATGGCGGAATTCCCTGCGGCACTATGACAACTTCACCCTGCGCCGCGATTTGATCGCGGGCTTGACCGTGGCCTTTGTCGCCCTGCCGCAATCCATCGCCTATGCCTTGATCGCGGGCGTCCCGGCGCAATACGGCATCTACGCCTTCATCACCGGCAGCATCGTGGCCGCGGCGTTCGGCTCCTCGCGGCATCTGCAAAGCGGGCCGACCAACGCCAGCTCCATCGTCATTGCCAGCACCCTCGCCGTCTATGCCGCGCAGGAAAACTTCATCGGAGTCGTTTTTCTGCTGGGCTTTCTGGCGGGCAGCCTGCAACTGGCCGCGGGTTTGTTGCAGCTCGGCAATCTCACCGAGTTCATTTCAAAAGCCGTGCTCACCGGTTTTATTGCCGCGGCCGGGCTGCTGATCATGACGAATCAACTGCCCAACTTGCTCGGCTTCAGCAAACAGAGCAACATGATGGCGCTCGACGGCATTCTGAACGTCGTTCGCCACCTCGATCAAATCAACCCGGCCGCACTGGCGATTGGCGCCGGCACGATTCTGGGCGCACTCTTCATTCAAAAATATTGCCCGAAATCGCGGCTGGGCTTGCCGCTGCTGCCGCCTTACTTGACTGCGCTGCTGGCCGCGGCCGCAGTGGTTTGGCTGCTCGAGCTCGAAGGCCAGGGCTTGCGCCTGGTCGGCGAGATTCTCAGCTCGCTGCCGCCGTTGAGCCTGCCGGTATTCGATTGGAAAACGATACAAGCGTTAAGCGCGGGCGCGCTGGCGCTCGGCCTCATCGGCCTGGCAGAATCCTATTCCGCTGCGAAATCGGCCGCGGCCTTCACCGGCGACAAGATCGATCCGGATCAGGAATTGATCGGCCAGGGCACCGCCAAAATCGTGACCGCGTTTCTCAGCGGCATGCCGGTTTCCGGCTCGATCACCCGCACGTTGCTGAACTATCGCGCCGGCGCGCTGACGCGTTTTGCCAATGTTTTCGCGGGAATATTCGTGGCGCTGGCGGGACTGCTGATCAGCCCCGTGATGCGTTACCTGCCGGTGGCGGCGCTGGCCGGCATTCTGATGTTGATCGCCGCGACCATGGTCAATTGGCACGAGGCCAAAATCGCCTGGCACACCACGCGCGGTGACCGTGCCGCGCTGCTCACGACCTTCATCGGCGCATTGGTTTTTCCGCTGGATCAGGCCATCTTCATCGGCGTCGGCATCTCGATCATCCTGTTCCTGCGCAAGGTGCGCAAGCCGCGCCTTACCGAGCTGGTGTATGATTGGCACCTCGGCTTCAAGGAACTCGATGCTTCCCAGCCGCATCCGCTGCCGGAAATCGCCATCGTTCATATCTCCGGCGACGTGTTTTTCGGCACCGCGGAATTTCTGGAGAACGAGCTGTTGCGCATCGCGCACCGGCCCGAGCTGCGCGTGCTGATCTTGCGCATGCGCGGGGCGGCCTGCCTCGACGCCACCTTCGTGCTCTCGCTGATGAAGGTGCACGAATACATGAAGGCGGGCGGCAAACTGCTGCTCATCTCCGGGGCCACCAGTGAGGCCGCGCGCGTTTTGGAACGTTCCGGCCTGGAGGCCAGCATCGGTCGCGAGAACATTTTTTTCACCGATGCCACTTTGTTCAAGGCCACCCGCCACGCCATTGACCGCGCGGTGGAATTTTTGGAGCAGGAGGGAGGCAATACTTCCGGCGCATCCCGCCAACCGGCTGCGGCACAACCGATTGCGCCGCAATCTCAGTGA